CGCCCGCGAGTCGGGGTGTGTCGTCGTCGCGACCCACTACCGGCGCGCGCCCGAACACCCGTATCCGGCGGCCTTCGAGGACAGCTACGCCGTGCTCGAATGGGTCGCCGCCAACGCGGACGCGGTCGGCGGCGACGGCCGACTCGCCGTGGCCGGCGACAGCGCGGGCGGGAATCTCGCGGCCGCCGCCACGCTCCGCGCCCGCGACGAGGACGGCCCCGACATCGACTACCAACTGCTCGTCTACCCCTCGGTCACGCAGACAACCGACTGGGAGTCTCGCGAGCAGAACAAGGAGGGGTATTACCTGACCGAACCGGACATGGAGTGGTTCGGCGAGAGCTACTTCCACACCGCCGACGACGACGACCCGTACGCCCACCCGCTGCACGCCGATTCCCACGCCGACCTCCCGCCGGCGACCGTCATCACGGCCGGCTTCGACCCGATTCGCGACGAGGGCATCGCCTACGCCGAGACGCTCGAAGACGCCGGCGTCGCCGTCGAACACCACCACTATCCGGAGATGATTCACGGCTTCTACACGATGCTCGCCGGACAGGCGAATCTGGCGGCGGGCCACGACGCCATCGAGAAGAGCGCCGCGGACTTGCGGGCCGCCTTCGAGCTGTAACGACTCGTCGCTACTCGTCGGTCAGCTTGTACTTCTGGATCTTTCCCGACGCGGTTCGGGGGAGTTCGGCGACGAACTCCACCTCGCGGGGATGTTTGTACGGCGCGATGTTGTCGAGCGAGAACTGCTGTATCTCGTCGGCCGTCACGCCCGGATTCCCCGGGTCGCCGTTCGCCGGGACGACGAACGCCTTCACCGTCTCGTTGCGGCGTTCGTGCGGAATTCCGACGACGGCCGCCTCCCGGACGGATTCGTGTTCCGCGAGCAGATTCTCCACCTCGCTCGGGTAGACGTTGTAGCCGGCCGTCACGATGACGTGTTTCTTCCTGTCGACGATTTCGTAGTACCCCTCCTCGTCGCGGCGGCCGATGTCGCCGGTGCGGAAGAAGCCGGCGTCGGTGAACGCCTGCTCGTTCGCCTTCGGGCGGTTGTGGTAGCCGTCCATCACCTGCGGCCCGCGGACGAGAATCTCGCCCGTCTCGCCCAGCGGCACCTCGTCGCCGTTGGAGTCGACGATGCGACAGTCGGTGTGGCGCGCCGGTTGGCCGACGGTGCCGTGACGCGGCCCGTAGAGCGAGCCGACCTGCGTGTGGGTCGACCCGGTGGTCTCAGTCAGCCCGTACCCCTCCTTGATGGCGACGCCGGCGGTTTCCTCGAAGGCGTCCTGCACTGCACCCGTCAGCTTCGCGCCCCCTTCCGAGGCGGTGACGAGCGAGGAGAGGTCGTAGTCGCCGAAGCTGTCGTCGTCGACCATGTCGGCGTACATGGCGGTGACGCCGATGAACGAGGAAATCTTCTCTCGCTCGATGGTGGCCATCGCCTCCTTGGCGTCCCAGTTGGCTGCACTTCGGATGTACAGCGTTCCCCCGCGAGCGAGCGGCTGGAGCGCCGTGTGGACGAAGCCGGTGATGTGGTACAGCGGCAGCCAGACGAGGCTGTTCTCCTCATCTGGAGTGAGGTCGTCGGACCGGACGGCAATGTTGGTGAGCAGTTGTGCGCGGATGTTGTCGTGGGTGAGCCGGACCCCCTTCGGCTGGCCGGTCGTGCCGGAGGTGTACGGCATCGAGGCGATGGCGTCACCGTCCAGGTCGACGGTGGTCGGCTCCCCGCGCACGTCGTCGAAGTGGGTGTCGCCCTCGGGCATCGCCTCCCGGTCGCCCACGGTGATAACGGCGGGGTCGCCGTCGATATCGTCGATGGCCTCGCCGAGATGCTCGCGGAGGGCGACGTGGGTGATGACCGCCGCGGCGTCAGTGTCGGTGAGCTGGTGGACGAGCTCTCGCGAGCGGTACTGCGGATTGACGGGCGAGACCGGCGAGCCGGCCCGGAAACAGCCCAGCGACGCGATGACGTACTGCGGGCAGTTGGGGAGATACAGCATGACGGGCTCGGTCTCCTCGACGCCCAACTCGCGAAGCCCACCGGCGAAGGCGCTGCTGACGGCCTGTAGCTCCTCGTGTGTCACTTCCTCGCCGTGGGATTCGAGCGCGGGGGCGTCACCGCGGACGGCCGCCGTCTTGTCGTACATCCGGGCGACGTTCCCGCCGTGGACCGTGTCGCCGAAGGTGTCCAAATCGAGATGCATACCAGAGTAGCCTCCTCGGTCTATGGTAAATGTTGTCCATCGACACGAGGGACCGACAGAGTAAGGTGGACTCCGGGGGCATCCCCGTGCATGTTCGAGAAGGTACTCGTCGCGAACCGGGGCGAGATCGCGGTGCGCGTGATGCGCGCCTGCGAAGACCTCGGTATCGAGACGGTCGCAGTGTACAGCGATGCCGACAAACACAGCGGCCACGTCCGGTTTGCCGACGAAGCGTACAACGTTGGACCCGCCCGCGCGGCCGACTCGTATCTCGACCACGAGGCGGTCATCGAGGCCGCGAAGAAGGCGGGAGCCGACGCCATCCACCCCGGCTACGGCTTCCTCGCCGAGAACGCCGAGTTCGCCGGCACGGTGCAGGACACCGAGGGCGTCACCTGGGTCGGTCCCGACGCCGACTCGATGGAGCAGTTGGGCGAGAAGACGAAGGCTCGCCAGCTGATGGACGCCGCCGACGTGCCGATCGTCCCCGGGACGACCGACCCGGTCACCGAGCCGGCGGAGGTCACCGACTTCGGCGACGAGTACGGCTACCCCGTCGCTATCAAGGCCGAAGGTGGCGGTGGCGGCCGCGGGATGAAAGTCGTCCACAGCGCCGACGAGGCAGCCGACCAACTCGAATCCGCCAAGCGCGAGGGCGAGGCGTACTTCGACAACGACTCCGTCTACCTCGAACGCTACCTCGAGAATCCGCGCCACATCGAGGTGCAGGTGCTCGCCGACGAGCACGGCAACGTCCGGCATCTCGGCGAGCGCGACTGCTCCCTGCAGCGAAGACACCAGAAGGTCATCGAGGAAGGCCCGTCCGCCGCCCTCTCGGACGAGCTTCGCGAGCAGATCGGCGAGGCCGCGCGCCGGGGCGTCGCCGACTCCGACTACGTCAACGCCGGCACCGTCGAGTTCCTCGTCGAGGAGGACCCCGACCGCGAGGCCGGCGAGGTGCTCGGTCCCGACACCGGCTTCTACTTCCTCGAAGTGAACACCCGGATTCAGGTCGAACACACCGTCACGGAGGAGCTGACGGGCATCGACATCGTGAAGTGGCAACTGCGGGTCGCCGACGGCGAGGAGATTAGCTTCTCACAGGAGTCCGTCGAACTGGAGGGCCACGCGATGGAGTTCCGCATCAACGCCGAGGACGCGACCGACGACTTCGCGCCCGCACAGGGCGGCTCGCTCGACGTGTACGACCCGCCGGGTGGCATCGGCGTCCGGATGGACGACGCACTCCGGCAGGGTGACGACCTCGTCACCGACTACGACTCGATGGTCGCGAAGCTCATCGTCCACGGCGAGGACAGAACAGAGTGTATCGCCCGCTCGAAGCGCGCGCTCCGCGAGTACGACCTCGAAGGCATCGTCACCATCGTCCCGTTCCACCTCGCGATGCTCGACGACGCGAAGTTCGTCGCCAGCACGCACACCACGAAGTACCTCGACGACGAAATCGACCGCTCCGTCTTCGACGAGTACCAGACGAAGTACGGCACCGAGACGAGCGCGGGCGACGACGAGGAGAGCGAAACCGTCACCCGCGAGTTCACCATCGAGGTGAACGGCAAGCGCTTCGACGTCGACCTCGAAGAGGAGGGAGTTCCGACACAGACTGCCTCGCGACCGGCTCCGGCGGGCGGTGACTCGGGCGGGTCCGGTGGCTCCGACGACGGCTCCGCCCGCGAGGAGCCGAGCGTCTCCGCCGACGGCGAGGTCGTCACCGCGGAGATGCAGGGGACCGTCATCGACATCGAGGTCGAGGAGGGCGACGACGTGGCTGCCGGCGACGTGCTGCTCGTGCTCGAAGCGATGAAGATGGAAAACGACGTGGTCGCGGAGTTCGGCGGCACCGTCACCGAGGTCGCCGTCGAGGACGGCCAGTCCGTGAATCAGGGCGACGCGCTCGTCGTGCTGGACTGATAGCGACCCCGTTTTCGCCGGACGCTCTTGAACCGGTAGCCCCGACTGTGGTGGGCACAAATCAAGCCACCCGGTCACACGATACAATTCATATTCGTGCATACTCACTCGGAATGTAGCGGCGAGGCTACGCACAACCACGGTACTTTTGTCCTGTCGCCGGAACACTCGGGTAATGACGCGGGAGCTCTCAGGGCCGCGCGAGAAGTGTGGCGTCGTCGGCGTATCGCTCGCCGACCGCGCCGCAGCACGCCCTCTCTACTATGCACTGTACGCGCTCCAGCATCGCGGACAGGAGTCGGCCGGCATCGTCACCCACGACGGGTTCCAGCAACACGACCACGTCGAGATGGGGCTCGTCGGGGACGCCTTCGAGGAGTCGGACATCGAGGGGCTGGCGGGCAGCGTCGGCATCGGTCACGTCCGGTATCCCACGGCTGGGAGCGTCGACACCTCCTGTGCGCAACCGTTCTCCGTCTCGTTCAAATCCGGCTCGCTCGGCTTATCACACAACGGCAATCTCGTCAACGCCGGGGAGATTCGCGACGAACTCGCGGGCGAGGGCCACGCCTTCACCTCCGACGGCGACACCGAGGTCATCGCCCACGACCTCGCGCGGAACCTCCTCGAAGCCGATCTCGTGCGCGCCGTCAAGCGAACGATGGAGCGGATTCACGGCTCCTACGCGCTGACGATCACCCACGACGACACCGTGCTCGGGGTGCGCGACCCCGAAGGGAATCGCCCGCTGTGTATCGGGAAACTCGACGACGGCTACATCCTCGCGAGCGAGTCGGCGGCCATCGACGTGCTCGACGGCGAACTCGTGCGCGACGTGCGCCCGGGCGAACTCGTCGTCCTCGACGACGACGGGGCCGGCTTCGAGTCGTATCAGCTCGTCCAGCAGGACCAGACCGCCCACTGTTTCTTCGAACACGTCTACTTCGCGCGCCCGGATTCGCGCATCGACGGCCAGCTCGTGTACGACGTGCGCCGCGAACTCGGCCGGAAGCTCTGGGAGGAGTCGGGCGTCGACTCGGACGTGGTGATGCCGGTCCCCGACTCGGGGCGGGCGTTCGCGTCGGGCTACGCCGAGGCCGCACAGGACGACGGCGCGGGCGTCGAGTTCGCCGAGGGGCTGATGAAGAACCGCTACGTCGGGCGCACGTTCATCATGCCGACACAGGACGCCCGCGAGCGGGCGGTTCGGCTGAAGCTGAACCCGATTCGCGACGTGGTCGAGGGGAAGACGGTCACCGTCATCGACGACTCCATCGTCCGCGGAACCACCTCCCGGCAGTTGGTCGAACTGCTGCGGGACGTTGGAGCCGAGGCGGTGAACTTCCGTGTCGGCGCGCCGGCCATCATCGCTCCCTGCTACATGGGTATCGACATGGCGACCCGCGAGGAACTCATCGCGGCGGACCGCTCCACCGAGGAGATTCGCGACGAAATCGGCGCGGACTCGCTCTCGTATCTCTCGATTGACGCCGTCGCCGCCGCGCTCGATGCCAGCGACGTGGACCTCTGTCTCGGCTGCGTCACCGGCGAGTACCCGTACGACATCGACGGCGAGCCGACGGACCGCGACGTGGAGCGGCCGAACATCGGAGCCGCGCTCGCCGACGACTGACCGCCGCGCAGAACGTTTTAGGCATGCCGAAAAGAAGGGCGTGTATGTGCGCCCTTCGAGCACTCACCTTCCCACGGACCCGGCCATGAGCCGGTCGCTGTATCTGGTGGCGCTCTACATCGCGGAACACGAGCAGTCGGCTCCCGTCTCGTCGGGAACCGTCGCGGAGCGAACCGACCGGACCGCCGGCACCGTGAGCGAGGCGTTTCACGACCTCGCGGAGACGGGACTCATCGAGTATGAACCCTACGAGGGTGCGGCGTTGACCGACGCCGGACACGACCGAGCACGACAGCTCCACGAGACGTACGTCACGCTCTCGTGGTTCTTTCGGGACGTGCTCGAACTACCCGACTACGAACAGGAAGCGATGGAGATGGCGGGTGCCGTCAGCCCCACCGTCGCACGACGACTCGCGGCGACGCTACTCGAGGAGCCGGCTCAAAACGGCGGCGAGTAGTCGGTGTACTCCTCCATCTCCTCCATCTCCTCGGTCTTGTCCGGCATGACCGCCGCGCGCGGCCCGCTGGTCCGGCGCACGTTCACGGTCTCGATGTCGCTGATGTGGTCCGGGAGCCGCTCGCGGATGGCCTTCATCGTCATCGGTGCGATGCCACAGCCGGAACAGGCACCGCCGATGGCGACGGTGACCTCGCCGGCCTCCTCGTCCACGTCTTCGACTTCGAAGTGACCGCCGTGGTCCTGAATCTGTGGCACGTTGCTCTGCAGGTAGTTCCGCGTCCGTCGTTCGAGGCTTTCAGCACTCATACAGCCACAAGTACGCCCTCAAGTGTAATAAATATGTCTTGTTTGGCAAGCCTAAAACTCGTGTCTACGTGCGTTTAGGGCGCTCTAAAGCCGCTTTTCTTTGGACGGCCAAACTTTCTCTCAGAACGCAGACTGTTTTGGTCGGCCAAACCCTCCGATTCAGCT
This portion of the Halosegnis longus genome encodes:
- a CDS encoding acetyl-CoA carboxylase biotin carboxylase subunit, which produces MFEKVLVANRGEIAVRVMRACEDLGIETVAVYSDADKHSGHVRFADEAYNVGPARAADSYLDHEAVIEAAKKAGADAIHPGYGFLAENAEFAGTVQDTEGVTWVGPDADSMEQLGEKTKARQLMDAADVPIVPGTTDPVTEPAEVTDFGDEYGYPVAIKAEGGGGGRGMKVVHSADEAADQLESAKREGEAYFDNDSVYLERYLENPRHIEVQVLADEHGNVRHLGERDCSLQRRHQKVIEEGPSAALSDELREQIGEAARRGVADSDYVNAGTVEFLVEEDPDREAGEVLGPDTGFYFLEVNTRIQVEHTVTEELTGIDIVKWQLRVADGEEISFSQESVELEGHAMEFRINAEDATDDFAPAQGGSLDVYDPPGGIGVRMDDALRQGDDLVTDYDSMVAKLIVHGEDRTECIARSKRALREYDLEGIVTIVPFHLAMLDDAKFVASTHTTKYLDDEIDRSVFDEYQTKYGTETSAGDDEESETVTREFTIEVNGKRFDVDLEEEGVPTQTASRPAPAGGDSGGSGGSDDGSAREEPSVSADGEVVTAEMQGTVIDIEVEEGDDVAAGDVLLVLEAMKMENDVVAEFGGTVTEVAVEDGQSVNQGDALVVLD
- the purF gene encoding amidophosphoribosyltransferase; the protein is MTRELSGPREKCGVVGVSLADRAAARPLYYALYALQHRGQESAGIVTHDGFQQHDHVEMGLVGDAFEESDIEGLAGSVGIGHVRYPTAGSVDTSCAQPFSVSFKSGSLGLSHNGNLVNAGEIRDELAGEGHAFTSDGDTEVIAHDLARNLLEADLVRAVKRTMERIHGSYALTITHDDTVLGVRDPEGNRPLCIGKLDDGYILASESAAIDVLDGELVRDVRPGELVVLDDDGAGFESYQLVQQDQTAHCFFEHVYFARPDSRIDGQLVYDVRRELGRKLWEESGVDSDVVMPVPDSGRAFASGYAEAAQDDGAGVEFAEGLMKNRYVGRTFIMPTQDARERAVRLKLNPIRDVVEGKTVTVIDDSIVRGTTSRQLVELLRDVGAEAVNFRVGAPAIIAPCYMGIDMATREELIAADRSTEEIRDEIGADSLSYLSIDAVAAALDASDVDLCLGCVTGEYPYDIDGEPTDRDVERPNIGAALADD
- a CDS encoding alpha/beta hydrolase, coding for MRADEPHPDVQQILAAVEAADTQPLAKYGDADVAREVSARMRADADGPDLASVENRTVPGPDGDIEIRIYSPETEGPVPTVAYFHGGGWVIGDLESHDLVCRHLARESGCVVVATHYRRAPEHPYPAAFEDSYAVLEWVAANADAVGGDGRLAVAGDSAGGNLAAAATLRARDEDGPDIDYQLLVYPSVTQTTDWESREQNKEGYYLTEPDMEWFGESYFHTADDDDPYAHPLHADSHADLPPATVITAGFDPIRDEGIAYAETLEDAGVAVEHHHYPEMIHGFYTMLAGQANLAAGHDAIEKSAADLRAAFEL
- a CDS encoding NifU family protein, with product MSAESLERRTRNYLQSNVPQIQDHGGHFEVEDVDEEAGEVTVAIGGACSGCGIAPMTMKAIRERLPDHISDIETVNVRRTSGPRAAVMPDKTEEMEEMEEYTDYSPPF
- a CDS encoding metal-dependent transcriptional regulator; translation: MSRSLYLVALYIAEHEQSAPVSSGTVAERTDRTAGTVSEAFHDLAETGLIEYEPYEGAALTDAGHDRARQLHETYVTLSWFFRDVLELPDYEQEAMEMAGAVSPTVARRLAATLLEEPAQNGGE
- a CDS encoding class I adenylate-forming enzyme family protein; this encodes MHLDLDTFGDTVHGGNVARMYDKTAAVRGDAPALESHGEEVTHEELQAVSSAFAGGLRELGVEETEPVMLYLPNCPQYVIASLGCFRAGSPVSPVNPQYRSRELVHQLTDTDAAAVITHVALREHLGEAIDDIDGDPAVITVGDREAMPEGDTHFDDVRGEPTTVDLDGDAIASMPYTSGTTGQPKGVRLTHDNIRAQLLTNIAVRSDDLTPDEENSLVWLPLYHITGFVHTALQPLARGGTLYIRSAANWDAKEAMATIEREKISSFIGVTAMYADMVDDDSFGDYDLSSLVTASEGGAKLTGAVQDAFEETAGVAIKEGYGLTETTGSTHTQVGSLYGPRHGTVGQPARHTDCRIVDSNGDEVPLGETGEILVRGPQVMDGYHNRPKANEQAFTDAGFFRTGDIGRRDEEGYYEIVDRKKHVIVTAGYNVYPSEVENLLAEHESVREAAVVGIPHERRNETVKAFVVPANGDPGNPGVTADEIQQFSLDNIAPYKHPREVEFVAELPRTASGKIQKYKLTDE